From Symphalangus syndactylus isolate Jambi chromosome 17, NHGRI_mSymSyn1-v2.1_pri, whole genome shotgun sequence, one genomic window encodes:
- the LOC129466093 gene encoding actin nucleation-promoting factor WAS-like — protein sequence MVRGLGGRRPKSFGGGGGARAGGAGGGEGEVCVVVCGKRGDSGYFGPGSAGPSHTFTRGLGRGGRGVPGQKHRRQLSRCAPPACFPPRQPPSLPPPRPGSQCHTATPEGWPRHCAWLHTAPAAPRGEQ from the coding sequence ATGGTGAGGGGTCTGGGCGGCCGGAGGCCCAAGAGtttcggcggcggcggcggggctaGGGCAggcggggctgggggtggggagggggaggtctGTGTGGTGGTTTGTGGAAAGCGCGGTGACAGCGGGTATTTCGGCCCCGGCTCCGCGGGGCCCTCGCACACATTCACGCGCGGCCTCGGCCGCGGAGGCCGGGGCGTCCCCGGGCAGAAGCACCGGCGGCAGCTGAGCCGCTGCGCGCCGCCCGCCTGCTTCCCTCCCCgccagcctccctctctgccgCCGCCACGGCCTGGCAGCCAGTGCCACACAGCGACCCCCGAGGGCTGGCCGCGGCACTGCGCCTGGCTCCACACCGCCCCAGCAGCTCCTCGCGGGGAACAATAG